The genomic DNA AGTTCAGTCGTGGACTCGCCGTTGCTGACGGGAGCCTCGACATGTTCCGGGCGAATCCCCACCTCGCAGTCCTCCCGCTGTGCAGCCTCCTGCTCGTCGGGAGTGGCTTCGCGGTTGCCGCTGGGATTGCCTTCCATTACGGTCTGGTCGCATCGCTGCTCACAAACGACTTCCTGCAGTACACCGCCCTGTTCGTCAGCATCGCGCTCACCTCAAGTCTCGGGACGTTCTTCAACGCCGCCGTGGCTCACTGTGCGTTCCGGTACTTCGACGGTGAGGACCCGACAGTTGAGGAGGGTCTGCGAGCGGCCTGGGAGGCGCGCCGTGCTATCGCTGTCTGGGCGCTCACCTCCGCGACGCTGGGTACCGTCCTGTACATCCTCGACGACAAATTCGGCTTCCTTGGAAGCGCGGCCCGCCTCGTCTTTGACCTCGCGTGGTCGCTGCTGACCTTCTTCGTCGTGCCTGTTATCATCGTCGAAGACACGACGAACATCCGGTCGATCCTTCAAGAGAGCGGTGCCACGTTCAAAGAGACGTGGGGCGAGAGTGTCACCGCATCTCTCAGTGTCTCTCTGGTCACGCTTCCAGTCGTGCTCGTCGGTGTCGCCTGTCTCGCCGGCGCTTATTTTACCACCAACGGCCCGACCGCGTGGCTCTTGGGTACTATCGGCCTGCTCGCTGTCGTCGCCGGAATCGTCGCGAGCCAGGTTCTCGGGATGGTTGCTCGCGTTGCCCTCTATGAATACGCGACCAAAGACCACCGTGTGGGTCCGTTCGACCGGCGAGATCCGAGCGAAATATTCCCTGATTCGCCGTGACAGATATAGCACAACTCTTCTACTGTCGTCCTCATCACGACAGTCCGCGAAACTGTGGTCGTCTTCAACGTCCTCTATCGTGTCATCGCGTGTCTATACAGCCGGTGAGACTACCGTTCAGACTGTCGGTTACGTGTCTCTGATCGAGTGTCTCAACGCTGTGAGCCACATTCCCAGTTCGACGTTGCGGGTCATCATCAAAGCCCCCTGGCGCCGGCCACCAATGGAGTGGTGACACCTCCAGAGAAGACCGATAATCAGAGGTGGCAGGTCTCTACAGGAAACTGGTCGGGATTATCGCCGGATGTCCGACCGAGGTATCCAACAATCAGTACAGAGATTCTACTTTTCAGATTCCGACGAAGTAAGCCCATAGTCTTCCGGATCATACTCATCGGTTACTGATAGGACGAATAGCAGTCCGAACAAAACGATCGAGGCGTAAAATATGTCCAACTGTAGTGGACCGATGGAAATGAAATGTTCTCCCGGGCTGGCGTAGATGACTGTTGCCACAATGCCGGCGATTCCAATAACCGCATAGTGATAGGTATGTATCTTAGTGTATCGCCGGAACCACTTCCCCATACCCATCAAACGGCTACCAGCAGTAAGGCTTCTTCGGCGTTAAGTTCGCACACCTACTGAGCAGCTGTCTCGTCCCAGAAGTGCTGAAATCAACTCTAT from Halomicroarcula saliterrae includes the following:
- a CDS encoding DUF6159 family protein, with amino-acid sequence MSGKFSRGLAVADGSLDMFRANPHLAVLPLCSLLLVGSGFAVAAGIAFHYGLVASLLTNDFLQYTALFVSIALTSSLGTFFNAAVAHCAFRYFDGEDPTVEEGLRAAWEARRAIAVWALTSATLGTVLYILDDKFGFLGSAARLVFDLAWSLLTFFVVPVIIVEDTTNIRSILQESGATFKETWGESVTASLSVSLVTLPVVLVGVACLAGAYFTTNGPTAWLLGTIGLLAVVAGIVASQVLGMVARVALYEYATKDHRVGPFDRRDPSEIFPDSP